In the genome of Acidobacteriota bacterium, the window GGGGTCCCACATTCCGCCGTCGGCGCAGTCGAGTTCCGCGTTCCAGATCCGCTCGGCGGCGTGCGCGCGAAGAACGTCGAGGAGCACGAGATCGCACCGGGCGTCCAGAACCAATTCCTGGCGGAGGCGGCATTCCAGGGCCACCGGCGCCGCCGCCAGCCTCGGCGGCCGTACGCGGTCCGACGGCAGCGTTTCCAGGCCGAGGCGGACCGCCTCGCTTACCCCGTAGGGCAGCTCCTCGCCCGTGGCGTGCAGGGCTTCGAGCAGGGTCCCGTCGGCCAGGTGAACCACCGCCTCCCCCGTGTCACGCAGATTTCGGTGCGTGTCCTTCAGCGAGCCGTCGCTCTTCCGGCCGAAGGCGACCGCCAGGGCCGGCGGGTTGAAGATCCCCATGAAGCTCGAGAAGGGAGCCAGATTCGAGGTCCCCTCCCGGCCCTGGGTGAGGATCCAGGCGATGGGCCTCGGGATCACCAGGCTCGAGAGGATCCTGTACACGTCCTTGCGCGACGCCCCATCGAGGTCCCGCGAGATCATCTTTCTCCCCTCCCCGCCGGAGGCCCGCCCGGCGCGACTCGGCTCTTCCCTCAATCCACCGTCAAGGTCTTGCTGAGGTTCCTCGGAAAGTCGGGGTCCACCCCGCGGGCCACGCTGATCCGATAGGCCAGGACCTGCAGGGGGAGCACGGACAGGATGGGCGCGAAGAGGGGCCCGGAAACCGGCAGGGGGAGGAAGTGGCGGACGTTCGCCTTGAGGCGCTCGTCGGGTTCGGCCACGGCCAGGGTCTCCGCCCCGCGGCAGGCACATTCGTTCACCCCGCTGACCATGAGGGGCACGTCCTCGGGCCCCGCCACGAAGAGCACCGGAAAGCCCTCCCGCACCGCCGACAGGGGGCCGTGCTTGAATTCCGTCGAGAGCATTCCCTCGCAGTGGGCGTAGGTGATCTCCTTGAGCTTCAGGGCCCCTTCGAGGGCGATGGCGTAGGTCAGGCCGTAGCCGAGGCAGTACAGGTCGTCCTTGTCGCGGAGCCGCTCCGCGGCCTCCAGGATGAGCGGGTCCGTCTGCTCCAGCGTCCGCTCCAGCAGCGCGGGGAGTTCTGCGAGGGGAGCCGTGTCGTGGCCCCCGGCGACCAGCGCCACGCAGAGGAAGGCGATGACGGTGTTCACGAAGGTCTTGGTGGCCGGCACGCTGATCTCGTACCCGCACGCCAGGGGGAGGTAGCGGTCGCTCACGTTCATGAGGGTGGAGCCGAGGACGTTGACGAGCCCGAGGATCTGCGCTCCCCCGAGGCGGGCCGCCTCCATGGCGTTCAGGACGTCCTTGGTTTCCCCGCTCTGGCTGACGCACAGGACCACGTCCTCCGGACCGACGGTGGAGGCGTACTGGGGAAGGAACTGGGGCGCCAGCACGGGGATGGCCGGCCGCCCCGCGAGGCGCGCGAGATACACGGCCCCCAGCAGGCACGCGTGGTAGCTCGTCCCGCATCCCACCAGGTACAGGTTCCTCGCGGCCTTCACCCGGCGCGCGAAGGGCTTCACGTGGGGAGAATCGGCCAGGAGATGGATCAGGTCGGCCGCCACCTTGGGCTGCTCGTGGATCTCCTTGAGCATGAAGTGCGGAAACCCGCCCTTCTCGGCGGCCTCCATGGACTCGGTGACCTCTTCCGGGAGGCGGTCCACCTCCACCCCATCTTCCACCTGGAAGATCCGGACCCGATCGGCCGAGAGTTCCAGGATCTCCCCGTCCTGGACGCGGACCACGCGCCGCGTGAGCGGGAGAAGGCACGGAAGGTCGGAGCCCGCGCACGTGAAACCCTCTCCGAGCCCCGCCACCAGTCCCGACCCCTTCTTGAGGGCCCAGAGACGGTCTTCCCCCCGGCGCCCCACGAGGAAGGCGTAATCGCCGTGCAGATCGGCGTAAGCGCCGCGGATCGCGTCCACCATGGACAGCCCCTGCCTGAGGTGGCGCTCCACGGCGTGGACGCAGGATTCCCCGTCGTTGGTGGAGCGCACGGTGAGGCCCTCGGCGAGGAAACGCGCCCGAAGCTCCACGTTGTTCACGACGTTGCCGTTGTGGGCGCCCACCATGGAGCCGTCCGAGTCCAGATGAGGCTGGGCGTTGACCTGCGAGGGCGCTCCGAAGGTGGCCCACCGGAGCTGGACCATCCCCCTCCGGCCCCGCATGTCCCCGACGCGGTACCGGTCGGCCACCTCGTCCACCTTCCCGACGTCCTTGCGCAGGTCCACGGGACCTGCGTCGGGAAGCACCGCGAAGCCCACCGAATCGTAGCCCCGATAGGACAGCCTCCGGCCCGCGTCCCTCAGAATCTGACCCAGTTCTTGCTCCTGCTCCGTCACGATTCCGAAAATGCCGCACATGTTTGTTTGGACTCCTCGTCTGCGCGATGGAACGAACCCTGGCCCGGCCATTGACCGGCGTCCTGGTGGACACCCCTCTTCTCTTCTGGACGGGGAGGGCCCTTGCCGGCCCGCTCCCCGGACGGCTCAGGCGAAACCTCACCCCACCCTCGGTGCGCTCCCCCCCTCGGCACGAGGTCACTCCGATCCCCTCTCGGGGGAACCCACGCCTTGGCCCAACTCGCTCTCCTCCCTGATCTCATTGTGGCTGGTCGCGCCCCATCGCGGGAGCGGGGGGAGACACTCCCTTCTTGCCCCGACGGGGCGGTTCATTGTATACCGGGAACCGACCCGGGAGGACATGGGATGGCATCATCGAAGAAGACACCCTCGGCTCGACGCGCGGCGACACCGACTTCCCGCAAGTGGGTGGGAGCCCACGTGAGCACCACGGGAGGCGTCGAGAACGCCCCCCTCAATGCGGCGGCCATCGGCGCCCGGACCTTCGCCCTCTTCGTCAAGAACCAGAGACAGTGGTCCGCCCCACCCCTCACCGGAGAGCAGGCCGAAGCCTTCCGGCGGAACTGCGAGGCCCACGGCTTCGACCTGGACAAGGTCCTCCCCCACGACGGGTACCTGATCAACCTGGGCAATCCCGATCCGGCGGGCCTTTCGCGCTCCCGGGAGGCGTTCCTGGACGAAATGCGGCGCTGCGAACTCCTCGGCCTGAAGCTCCTCAACTTCCATCCCGGAAGCCACTTGAAGCAGATGGCCCCGGCGGACTGCCTGGAGCGCATCGCCGAATCGGTCAACCTGGCCCTGCAGAGAACGCGCGGCGTGTCGGCCGTGTTCGAATGCACCGCCGGCCAGGGCGGCTACATGGGGAGCACCTTCGAGGAGATCGCGGCGCTCCTCGACCGGGTCGAGGACCGGTCGAGGACCGGCGTCTGCCTGGACACCTGCCACCTCTTCGCGGCGGGATACGATTTGAGGAGCCCAGAGGCCTTCGACGCGGTCATGAAGGAGTTCGATCGGACCGTGGGCCTGTCCAACCTTTGCGGATGGCACCTGAACGACTGCAAGGGAAAGCTGGGGAGTCACCTGGACC includes:
- the nfo gene encoding deoxyribonuclease IV, yielding MASSKKTPSARRAATPTSRKWVGAHVSTTGGVENAPLNAAAIGARTFALFVKNQRQWSAPPLTGEQAEAFRRNCEAHGFDLDKVLPHDGYLINLGNPDPAGLSRSREAFLDEMRRCELLGLKLLNFHPGSHLKQMAPADCLERIAESVNLALQRTRGVSAVFECTAGQGGYMGSTFEEIAALLDRVEDRSRTGVCLDTCHLFAAGYDLRSPEAFDAVMKEFDRTVGLSNLCGWHLNDCKGKLGSHLDRHAPIGDGELGLEPFRFIMRDPRFDGIPLILETPEPDRWEREIDLLYSLEGDSGPGDSG
- a CDS encoding flavin reductase family protein — encoded protein: MISRDLDGASRKDVYRILSSLVIPRPIAWILTQGREGTSNLAPFSSFMGIFNPPALAVAFGRKSDGSLKDTHRNLRDTGEAVVHLADGTLLEALHATGEELPYGVSEAVRLGLETLPSDRVRPPRLAAAPVALECRLRQELVLDARCDLVLLDVLRAHAAERIWNAELDCADGGMWDP
- the glmS gene encoding glutamine--fructose-6-phosphate transaminase (isomerizing); amino-acid sequence: MCGIFGIVTEQEQELGQILRDAGRRLSYRGYDSVGFAVLPDAGPVDLRKDVGKVDEVADRYRVGDMRGRRGMVQLRWATFGAPSQVNAQPHLDSDGSMVGAHNGNVVNNVELRARFLAEGLTVRSTNDGESCVHAVERHLRQGLSMVDAIRGAYADLHGDYAFLVGRRGEDRLWALKKGSGLVAGLGEGFTCAGSDLPCLLPLTRRVVRVQDGEILELSADRVRIFQVEDGVEVDRLPEEVTESMEAAEKGGFPHFMLKEIHEQPKVAADLIHLLADSPHVKPFARRVKAARNLYLVGCGTSYHACLLGAVYLARLAGRPAIPVLAPQFLPQYASTVGPEDVVLCVSQSGETKDVLNAMEAARLGGAQILGLVNVLGSTLMNVSDRYLPLACGYEISVPATKTFVNTVIAFLCVALVAGGHDTAPLAELPALLERTLEQTDPLILEAAERLRDKDDLYCLGYGLTYAIALEGALKLKEITYAHCEGMLSTEFKHGPLSAVREGFPVLFVAGPEDVPLMVSGVNECACRGAETLAVAEPDERLKANVRHFLPLPVSGPLFAPILSVLPLQVLAYRISVARGVDPDFPRNLSKTLTVD